GGAGATAATTTCGCAATTTTATTGTTTAGGCTTGTTAGTTGTAGCTCCTTTTCCAGTAATAACGTTTTAATGCTGTCGAGCTTACTTTTACTATTATCTTGCCATAAAGACTGTTTGAGTTCTGCAATAAAATGGTTGATTGTTTTCTGCTGTTGCACAAGGCTACTTGTTTCCTTAGAGGGTTGTATTTTATTGACATAATCGTTTAGGGCAATAGCTCTGGTGCTTTCGATAATACTGAATAATAAATTTGCTTTATCATCGGTTGGATTGGTCTGGTAAAAATGATATGCAACATCTATTGCTTCGTCAAATATAGATGTACTTATAGAAGTAAAGGTGGATTTATCTTCTTCATAATCAATGCCTTGCCTGTAGTTTTCGGCTATGAGTATAGCTAAATGATAGGTTTTGGTACTTAGTCTTAATGTTGAGATTTGCTTAGTTTGTTGATAATATTTGTACAATAATTGAGCCTTTAGGGCAAGTAACTGGAACAAGGTATTATTGCCAAGAATAATCTGCGATAAAGCAGGGTTTTGACTTATATTGTCTGAAGAAAAGTCGAGTACTATGGCCGATAAACCTTTTTGAGTCCAATTTAAGGCTTCAATTATATCTTTACTTTTAGAGGAATTATTGGCCATTACAGCGTAACATTTGGCTAGGTATACCCCTTTTGTTATGTGACGGGATGCATAGATACCAATAGCCTTCCTAAGAAAGTAATTACTTTCTTTATAATTTGTACTATATGATTTGAGTTGAGCTATTTGCAAGTAGAGTTTTGTTTCAAATTGAATATCTGTTTGATTGTTTGGCTTATTTTTGTAAATCTCAATAGCTTGTTTAAAATAAGATTCAGCCAGTTCTGGTTTACCCCTCTTAAAAGCATTCCATCCTATAGATGCCAAAATTTGTAATTTATTGAAAGTGCCAAAACCTCTTCTCTGAATTTCTTTGTATATTTTGTATGCTTTATCGTATTCAGTCATGTAGTCATAAACGTTCGCCAGATGATTGAGTATAATTAATTCATAGTCGTCTAAATGATATTTTATACATGCAATTCTAGCTTTTTCTAAACAATTGATAGCTTTTGAATACTGAGCCAACTCTCGGTAATGCACGCCTTGATTTCCCCAATAACTAGTATAAAAATTGGGAAATTCTGTTTCAATAGAAGGTTCTTTATTCAATAAATCATTAGCTTGTTCAAAATAAAAGCTAGAAGAATCATTTACCATGAGTTGTGAATAACTCGCAATCATATAAGTGTAAATGAGAAATTTAAAACTAGGCTTTAGCGATGGTGATTTCTGTAAATACATAAGCCCCTCCCTTCCTAGGGTATTTACCTTCTCTAGGGCTTCAATATTTCCGATGCTATAAGTATCATTCATTTTTTGAAGAAGATCTTGTATTTTCTTCTCTGCTTGTTTTGATACTTTCGGCTTAGAATCAACGGTGGCTGTCCTTTCTTTGGCACAGATAAAAAATGTCTTCGAAAAAAATATATACGTCAATAGTAACTTTATACAAGTTGGCAGAAATTTCATACGGTTAAGATAGACTTATTTGTGAATGTGTGTTAGTACTGACAGATTTTTCTTCAATATAGATGGAAGCAAGAATTTGTATTGTCTTAGTAATTAACAATTTAATAAAA
The DNA window shown above is from Flectobacillus major DSM 103 and carries:
- a CDS encoding CHAT domain-containing protein; its protein translation is MNDTYSIGNIEALEKVNTLGREGLMYLQKSPSLKPSFKFLIYTYMIASYSQLMVNDSSSFYFEQANDLLNKEPSIETEFPNFYTSYWGNQGVHYRELAQYSKAINCLEKARIACIKYHLDDYELIILNHLANVYDYMTEYDKAYKIYKEIQRRGFGTFNKLQILASIGWNAFKRGKPELAESYFKQAIEIYKNKPNNQTDIQFETKLYLQIAQLKSYSTNYKESNYFLRKAIGIYASRHITKGVYLAKCYAVMANNSSKSKDIIEALNWTQKGLSAIVLDFSSDNISQNPALSQIILGNNTLFQLLALKAQLLYKYYQQTKQISTLRLSTKTYHLAILIAENYRQGIDYEEDKSTFTSISTSIFDEAIDVAYHFYQTNPTDDKANLLFSIIESTRAIALNDYVNKIQPSKETSSLVQQQKTINHFIAELKQSLWQDNSKSKLDSIKTLLLEKELQLTSLNNKIAKLSPVGSVLSFDNQSLATDIKQKLPQNTAFISYSLRSPNLLYIFLIKSDLIQVKKLSLQDNSLANTLRSFLPKLNINPQWNEYNGQKEAIQLYDWLLKPIERNLHNTQRLVLAREGILNYLPFETLETGKIISDYLIRHYAISYTYSGQNFISSTPREALSSNRILTATPFTQTHIIEQDTFKALRSRIIKPAEGQLWLNDRAATKAQLMTKLPYYNVLNLVTHSVSDTLQSKKSYLFLYPLADKTASKLGFYEALGLPLTRYKLVMLASCKSGTGHLENHEGVMSLSYAFVRAGAHAVVAAQWQAHDRSSDFISNIFFEYINEGIPKDLALQKAKIDFIQSEQFGDLNHPFFWANLILSGSAEAIYPPKHQSFWGIGIILFILILAYLLARTKKFKILWPKIFATKS